A single region of the Gossypium arboreum isolate Shixiya-1 chromosome 12, ASM2569848v2, whole genome shotgun sequence genome encodes:
- the LOC108478584 gene encoding NAC domain-containing protein 71-like — MRGASLPPGFRFHPTDEELIGYYLKRKTEGLEIELEVIPVIDLYKFDPWDLPEKSFLPKRDLEWFFFCPRDRKYPNGSRTNRATKAGYWKATGKDRKVVCQSDVTGYRKTLVFYRGRAPLGDRTDWIMHEYRLSDEPSQGSPNQGAFALCRVVKRNEPKASDARGEPKATMVGSSSTNIILPVPRTCNSGNISCEASYPNKESHYTSSEVMQVPRFEPVSVNTDPRGVWVSPDLILDSSKDYPQTCESTAQYFPQYEFPSSLTPWQQYEQTDFSPSSSYSNFGEIEHDDLSRIGYMSPYSGHASYMDFYGNEGNDQTGLFNYMNPF, encoded by the exons ATGCGAGGGGCTTCACTGCCACCAGGTTTTCGGTTCCATCCCACTGACGAAGAACTGATAGGTTATTACTTGAAAAGAAAAACTGAAGGCCTTGAAATTGAGCTTGAAGTGATTCCTGTGATCGATTTGTACAAGTTTGATCCTTGGGACTTACCAG AGAAGTCGTTCCTTCCGAAACGAGATTTGGAATGGTTCTTTTTTTGTCCCAGGGATCGAAAGTACCCGAATGGTTCGAGAACGAACCGAGCCACCAAAGCTGGCTACTGGAAAGCTACCGGGAAAGACAGGAAAGTGGTGTGTCAATCTGATGTGACTGGTTACCGTAAGACCCTAGTTTTCTACCGTGGACGTGCCCCTTTAGGGGATCGAACGGATTGGATTATGCATGAGTATCGCCTCTCTGATGAGCCTTCTCAAGGATCACCTAATCAG GGTGCTTTTGCCTTGTGCCGTGTTGTGAAAAGGAATGAGCCAAAAGCAAGTGATGCTCGAGGAGAACCAAAAGCCACGATGGTCGGAAGCAGTTCGACCAATATCATACTTCCTGTACCAAGGACCTGCAATTCTGGTAACATTTCTTGTGAAGCAAGTTACCCTAACAAAGAGAGCCATTATACTTCTAGTGAAGTCATGCAAGTGCCACGATTTGAGCCTGTTTCTGTCAATACCGATCCACGAGGTGTTTGGGTCTCACCTGATCTAATTCTTGATTCTTCAAAG GACTATCCGCAAACATGTGAATCAACAGCCCAATACTTCCCACAGTATGAGTTTCCGAGCTCACTGACACCGTGGCAGCAATATGAACAGACTGACTTCTCCCCTAGTTCATCCTACTCAAATTTCGGGGAAATCGAACATGATGATCTCAGTCGCATTGGCTACATGTCACCTTACTCAGGACATGCAAGTTACATGGACTTCTATGGCAATGAAGGCAATGATCAGACTGGTTTATTCAACTACATGAACCCTTTCTGA
- the LOC108479366 gene encoding pentatricopeptide repeat-containing protein At5g46580, chloroplastic-like: MSFKNSDKVNQKYLWHIYKGISDFSFHCCFTQKTLSLMAASLSTGLDVHFAIPQSDTKRPIFFTRRKFTIYCNSSKSSTKPPQNPPVKRTPSLSEQLQPLSTTTLPKKDQAGLLSKPKSTWVNPTKPKRSVLSLQRQTRSPYAYNPKVRELKLFANKLSDCDNSEEAFLSVLEEIPLEPTRENALLILNSLKPWQKTHLFFNWIKTKNLFPMETIFYNVTMKSLRFGRQFELIEELANEMVSNEIPLDNITYSTIITCAKRCNLFDKAVEWFERMYKTGLMPDEVTYSAVLDVYAKLGKAEEVVSLYERGVASGWKPDPIAFSVLAKMYGEAGDYDGIRYVLQEMKSLGVRPNLVVYNTLLEAMGKAGKPGLARSLFQELLESGLTPNEKTLTSLAKIYGKARWAKDALELWEEMKSKNWPMDFILYNTLLTMCADIGLVEEAEQLFMDMKKSQHCRPDSWSYTAMLKIYGSGGNVGKAMEFFEEMSEVGVELNVMGTTCLIQCLGKAGRINELVKVFSVSVEQGIKPDDRLCGCLLSVVSRCESRADVDKVLACLHRANPRLVGFVKLIEEEVYCLDTVKEEFKGIISDTKDDARRPFCNCLIDICRSKNLNERAHDLLYLGTLYGLYPGLHNKTADEWSLDVRSLSVGAAQTALEEWMGTLANTIKHEEALPLLFSAQTGAGTHKFSQGLSNSFASHLKKLAAPFRQSEEKAGCFVAKREDLVPWLQSRLQT, from the coding sequence ATGTCTTTTAAGAATTCAGATAAGGTTAATCAAAAATATCTATGGCATATATACAAAGGCATATCAGATTTTTCTTTTCATTGCTGCTTCACTCAAAAAACACTTTCTCTAATGGCTGCTAGTCTCTCTACTGGTCTGGATGTCCATTTTGCCATCCCTCAATCTGATACGAAAAGACCCATTTTCTTCACCAGAAGGAAATTCACTATTTACTGTAACTCATCCAAGTCTTCCACAAAACCTCCCCAAAACCCACCTGTTAAAAGAACCCCATCTTTATCCGAGCAACTGCAGCCTCTTTCAACAACCACACTTCCCAAGAAGGACCAAGCTGGTCTCTTGTCAAAGCCAAAGTCCACATGGGTTAATCCCACCAAGCCTAAAAGATCTGTTCTTTCACTGCAAAGGCAAACGCGTTCTCCTTATGCATATAACCCTAAAGTCAGAGAGCTAAAGCTCTTTGCAAACAAGCTGAGTGACTGTGACAACAGTGAAGAGGCTTTCCTAAGTGTTCTCGAGGAAATCCCATTGGAACCCACTCGAGAAAATGCGCTTTTGATACTCAACAGCTTGAAGCCATGGCAAAAGACTCACCTTTTCTTCAATTGGATAAAGACCAAGAATTTGTTTCCCATGGAAACTATATTCTACAATGTCACAATGAAGTCTTTGAGGTTTGGTAGGCAGTTTGAGCTCATTGAGGAACTTGCTAATGAAATGGTAAGCAATGAGATTCCACTTGATAACATTACGTATTCGACCATTATTACATGTGCCAAAAGATGCAATCTCTTTGATAAAGCTGTAGAATGGTTTGAGAGAATGTATAAAACTGGTTTGATGCCAGATGAAGTCACTTATTCTGCTGTTTTAGATGTTTATGCCAAATTGGGTAAGGCTGAGGAAGTTGTTAGCTTATATGAGAGAGGGGTAGCTAGTGGTTGGAAACCAGACCCTATTGCTTTCTCTGTATTGGCAAAGATGTATGGTGAAGCTGGAGACTATGATGGTATTAGGTATGTTCTGCAAGAAATGAAGTCCCTCGGTGTACGGCCTAATTTGGTTGTTTACAATACTTTGTTAGAGGCTATGGGCAAGGCAGGGAAGCCTGGTTTGGCGAGAAGCCTTTTTCAGGAATTGCTTGAGTCTGGTTTAACTCCAAATGAGAAGACTTTAACTTCCCTTGCCAAGATATATGGAAAGGCAAGGTGGGCAAAAGATGCGTTGGAATTATGGGAGGAGATGAAGTCCAAAAACTGGCCAATGGACTTTATTTTGTATAATACTTTGTTAACCATGTGTGCAGACATTGGTTTAGTTGAGGAAGCAGAGCAGCTTTTCATGGATATGAAGAAATCACAGCATTGTAGGCCAGATAGTTGGAGCTACACAGCAATGCTGAAGATATATGGAAGTGGAGGGAATGTTGGTAAGGCAATGGAGTTTTTCGAAGAGATGTCGGAGGTGGGTGTTGAGCTTAATGTAATGGGAACCACTTGTTTGATTCAGTGCTTGGGGAAGGCTGGAAGAATCAACGAGTTGGTGAAGGTATTTTCTGTATCAGTTGAACAAGGAATCAAACCGGATGATAGGCTTTGCGGATGCCTGTTGTCTGTTGTGTCGCGGTGTGAGAGCAGGGCAGATGTGGATAAAGTTTTAGCATGCCTGCATCGAGCTAATCCTCGTTTAGTTGGATTCGTGAAATTGATTGAAGAGGAGGTATATTGTCTTGACACTGTTAAAGAAGAGTTCAAGGGCATCATTAGTGACACTAAAGATGATGCCAGAAGACCATTCTGTAATTGCTTGATCGATATATGTCGAAGTAAGAATCTCAACGAGAGAGCACATGATTTGCTTTATCTCGGAACCTTATACGGATTATACCCAGGCTTACACAATAAAACCGCCGATGAGTGGAGTCTGGATGTCCGATCACTCTCAGTCGGTGCAGCACAGACAGCTCTGGAAGAGTGGATGGGGACTTTGGCCAATACTATTAAGCATGAAGAAGCATTGCCATTGCTATTTTCTGCCCAAACAGGTGCCGGAACTCATAAATTCTCTCAAGGGCTGTCCAATTCATTTGCTTCTCATTTGAAGAAACTTGCAGCACCTTTTAGGCAGAGTGAAGAGAAAGCTGGTTGTTTTGTGGCAAAAAGGGAGGATTTAGTGCCTTGGCTGCAATCAAGGTTGCAGACATGA